The Microcoleus sp. FACHB-68 genome includes a region encoding these proteins:
- a CDS encoding NACHT domain-containing protein — protein sequence MQSNSELASTPPAPAADKQSFRNRQQLLTAVKNEVTARLQQSLHNAVLVNLGEDQQPQPVRPDVDVKIAKQPRFRLQPSDSILTAFDQAGGKLLILGAPGSGKTTTQLQLAKELCDLAEQDSAAKVPVLFNLSGWNNNQQPLAGWLVSELKSKYGVRVEIAQNWLEIGQLLLLFDGLNELELSQQEDCIRAINQLVEKNSTLSQFIVCTRFEDYKKCNCRLRLKGAIFLRPFNSSQIRNYLMAARSRELWYNIETDPPLMALAKTPLFLNMMALAYEEILIHSWKRLTSNKERRQYLFNAYIRQQLGRDINLRKQPTPEQSRYWLMWLAKRLEEENQTEFSLEKMQPNWLKTADQQRLYKIGAGLMGGFIPGFSGVRQFVLRFILWRHGYIPWNYARFLDYATKQLFLQRAGKRYRFTHKLLQEHFALMSDI from the coding sequence ATGCAATCTAACAGTGAATTGGCATCTACCCCACCGGCACCTGCTGCCGACAAGCAAAGCTTTCGGAACCGGCAGCAGTTGTTGACGGCTGTTAAGAATGAAGTCACAGCGCGGCTGCAGCAGTCCTTGCACAACGCAGTTTTGGTTAACCTGGGCGAAGATCAACAACCCCAGCCAGTTCGCCCAGATGTGGATGTAAAAATTGCTAAACAGCCTCGTTTCCGGCTACAGCCTTCTGACAGCATCCTGACAGCCTTCGATCAAGCCGGCGGCAAACTGCTGATTTTAGGCGCACCTGGATCGGGCAAAACCACCACTCAACTACAGTTAGCCAAGGAATTGTGCGATCTCGCTGAACAAGATAGCGCTGCGAAGGTGCCGGTGTTGTTCAATTTATCCGGTTGGAACAATAACCAACAACCCCTTGCCGGCTGGCTGGTTAGCGAACTGAAATCTAAGTATGGCGTTCGAGTTGAAATTGCTCAAAATTGGCTAGAAATCGGTCAGTTATTATTGCTATTTGATGGGTTAAATGAACTAGAATTAAGCCAGCAAGAAGATTGTATTAGGGCAATCAATCAACTGGTAGAAAAAAACTCAACCCTATCACAATTTATTGTTTGCACGCGCTTTGAAGATTACAAAAAGTGTAATTGCCGACTGAGACTTAAAGGAGCAATTTTTTTACGACCTTTTAATTCATCTCAAATCCGTAATTATTTAATGGCTGCCAGAAGTCGAGAGCTATGGTACAACATTGAAACCGATCCGCCCTTGATGGCATTGGCAAAAACGCCTTTATTTTTGAATATGATGGCTTTAGCCTATGAAGAAATTCTCATTCATTCTTGGAAACGCCTGACATCCAATAAAGAACGGCGTCAGTATTTGTTTAATGCCTATATTCGCCAGCAACTCGGACGCGACATTAACCTGCGAAAACAACCCACCCCGGAACAAAGCCGGTATTGGCTAATGTGGCTGGCAAAAAGGTTGGAAGAAGAAAATCAGACAGAATTTTCCTTAGAAAAAATGCAGCCAAATTGGTTAAAAACTGCTGATCAGCAGCGACTCTATAAAATTGGGGCGGGACTGATGGGTGGGTTTATTCCAGGTTTTTCTGGGGTACGGCAGTTTGTGCTGCGTTTTATTCTTTGGAGGCATGGATATATTCCTTGGAATTACGCTCGTTTTCTCGACTACGCGACAAAGCAACTATTTTTGCAGCGTGCCGGCAAACGTTATCGATTTACCCACAAGTTGTTGCAAGAGCATTTCGCGCTGATGTCTGATATTTAA
- a CDS encoding TIGR00266 family protein — protein MKHEIRYKPSFAAIFITLNPGDSITAEAGAMTSMDARITMKTQFSGGFFSGFLKAIFGGESWFVNTFTNETQQPLQLVLTQSTIGDIACIDLRGNGICFEPGAYIAHTPGIGMGVQWAGFSSFFAGEGLFKLKLTGTGQVFFGAYGGITEKRISGEFVVDSGHLVAYDPGIQMKVGLAGGLIGSVTSGEGLINRLSGQGVIYLQSRSVDGLVRFLSSKVF, from the coding sequence GTGAAACATGAAATTCGCTACAAGCCATCGTTTGCTGCGATTTTTATTACTCTGAATCCCGGCGATAGCATTACCGCTGAAGCCGGCGCGATGACGAGTATGGATGCTCGCATTACGATGAAAACTCAATTTTCTGGGGGGTTCTTCTCCGGCTTCTTGAAAGCAATATTTGGCGGGGAATCTTGGTTTGTTAATACTTTTACAAATGAAACTCAGCAGCCTTTGCAGTTGGTTTTGACACAATCTACCATTGGCGATATTGCTTGTATTGATTTGAGAGGAAATGGGATTTGTTTTGAACCGGGTGCTTATATTGCCCACACGCCTGGGATTGGTATGGGAGTACAGTGGGCTGGGTTTTCTAGCTTTTTTGCCGGCGAGGGGCTATTTAAACTGAAATTAACCGGCACGGGTCAAGTATTTTTTGGTGCTTATGGTGGCATTACAGAAAAACGCATCAGTGGTGAATTTGTGGTTGATAGCGGTCATTTAGTGGCTTACGATCCAGGAATTCAAATGAAGGTGGGTTTAGCCGGCGGTTTAATTGGATCGGTTACATCTGGGGAAGGATTAATTAACCGGCTTTCTGGCCAAGGAGTAATTTATTTGCAGTCTCGGAGTGTTGACGGATTAGTTCGATTTTTAAGTTCAAAGGTTTTTTAA
- a CDS encoding TIGR00266 family protein, with amino-acid sequence MDFKILQQPDSAVAHIRLNAGEELIAEAGAMIAMSGYINTSTTLRQGKGGGIMGGLKRMLAGESLFLSVFRSPTDGGEVFLSPKLLGDILHYQVSDPGLVVQATSYLASESDVEINLGWQGFKSMFSGENIFWVDITGNGSLLLSSFGAIYEISVDGEYIVDTGHIVAFEKSLTFEIKKAGSSWIGAFLGGEGLVCRFKGRGRIFCQTHNANAFGQLVGSQMPAK; translated from the coding sequence ATGGATTTCAAAATTTTGCAGCAACCAGATAGTGCAGTTGCCCACATTCGTTTGAATGCCGGTGAAGAGTTAATTGCAGAAGCCGGTGCGATGATTGCAATGAGCGGTTATATTAACACCAGCACGACTTTGAGACAAGGCAAAGGCGGCGGCATTATGGGCGGACTAAAACGGATGTTAGCGGGAGAATCGCTATTTTTAAGTGTGTTTCGTTCTCCTACGGACGGCGGAGAGGTGTTTTTATCTCCGAAATTGCTAGGCGATATTTTGCATTATCAAGTATCCGATCCAGGCTTAGTTGTGCAAGCGACTTCTTACTTAGCGAGTGAGTCAGATGTTGAGATTAATTTAGGCTGGCAAGGCTTCAAGTCTATGTTTTCTGGAGAAAATATTTTTTGGGTCGATATTACCGGAAATGGTTCTTTGTTATTGAGTTCATTCGGGGCAATTTATGAAATTTCAGTGGATGGTGAATATATTGTAGATACCGGCCATATTGTTGCCTTTGAAAAAAGCCTGACCTTTGAGATAAAGAAAGCCGGTTCTAGTTGGATCGGCGCTTTTTTAGGCGGCGAGGGATTAGTGTGCCGGTTTAAAGGACGAGGCCGGATTTTTTGCCAAACTCATAATGCCAACGCTTTCGGTCAGTTGGTTGGGAGTCAGATGCCGGCGAAATAA
- a CDS encoding TIGR00266 family protein, whose translation MDNEFAYEIEHSPSYASLRLNLQANQTVFVESGAMAAMDACIKMKSKMQGGFMKGIGRMVSGESLFISEFTAEGRPGELYISPAVPGEITHYHLAGNGLMVQSSGFVACSPTVQIDTKFQGFKGFFSGESLFLIRATGQGDLWFSSYGAILEIPVAGDYVVDTGYIVAFEDTLNYKVEMLGGLSFKGLKTGILGGEGLVCRFSGTGRLWVQSRNLYPLLNFLDAFRPVKSSNN comes from the coding sequence ATGGATAATGAATTTGCCTACGAAATTGAACATTCTCCTTCTTACGCTTCATTGCGGTTAAATCTTCAGGCGAATCAAACCGTTTTTGTTGAATCGGGCGCAATGGCAGCGATGGACGCTTGCATCAAAATGAAATCTAAAATGCAAGGGGGTTTCATGAAAGGAATTGGTCGCATGGTTAGCGGTGAGTCGCTGTTTATTAGTGAGTTTACGGCTGAAGGAAGACCGGGAGAATTATATATTTCGCCGGCAGTCCCTGGAGAGATTACCCATTATCATCTGGCCGGCAATGGATTAATGGTTCAATCTTCCGGGTTTGTTGCCTGCAGTCCTACGGTGCAAATTGATACAAAATTTCAAGGATTTAAAGGATTTTTTAGTGGTGAATCTCTATTCTTGATCCGGGCAACAGGTCAAGGTGATTTGTGGTTCAGTTCTTATGGCGCAATTTTAGAAATTCCGGTTGCCGGTGATTATGTAGTAGATACCGGCTACATCGTTGCCTTTGAAGATACGCTCAATTACAAGGTAGAAATGTTGGGTGGCTTGTCATTTAAAGGACTCAAAACCGGCATTCTCGGCGGAGAAGGTTTAGTTTGTCGTTTTAGTGGAACAGGCCGGCTGTGGGTGCAGTCGCGCAATCTCTATCCCCTGCTGAATTTCTTAGATGCTTTTCGTCCAGTTAAGAGTAGTAATAATTAA
- a CDS encoding M48 family metallopeptidase, with translation MNEEFSSRNPPPSNRQLLILLAIFVGFITAIIYIIWLLVSNLVWLIPPQVEQQLAAVVTPAYEQLAQPSPAQDSLNQLLDRLETKLPVANNTKRNYRVLYIPQNTVNALALPGDLIVVYAGLISHVKSENELMMILGHELGHFTNRDHLRGIGQALLLKFTLATIFGENGRLSGIIASAVESVSSAQYSQAQERKADDFGLMLLQATYEHVAGATDFFARIDRQPGMDFAFLASHPSPRNRVDRLNRLIKEHRYQMGKTNPLPAALTNLDSLTR, from the coding sequence ATGAACGAAGAATTTAGTTCTAGAAATCCTCCTCCAAGCAACCGGCAACTACTGATTCTCCTGGCTATTTTTGTCGGATTTATCACCGCTATTATTTACATAATTTGGCTATTGGTGAGTAATTTAGTTTGGTTAATTCCGCCACAAGTTGAACAACAACTCGCTGCCGTTGTCACACCGGCTTATGAACAACTCGCCCAACCATCGCCGGCACAAGATAGCCTCAATCAACTGCTAGATCGGCTGGAAACCAAACTGCCGGTGGCAAATAACACAAAACGGAATTACAGAGTTTTGTATATCCCACAAAATACCGTGAATGCATTAGCGCTACCCGGCGATCTCATCGTGGTTTATGCCGGCTTAATTTCCCACGTCAAGTCTGAAAATGAACTGATGATGATTTTAGGACATGAACTTGGCCATTTTACCAATCGAGATCACTTACGGGGCATCGGACAAGCGTTGCTGCTCAAATTCACCCTTGCGACTATTTTTGGGGAAAATGGCAGATTGTCAGGAATTATAGCATCAGCCGTTGAATCAGTATCTAGTGCCCAATATTCTCAAGCGCAGGAACGCAAAGCCGATGATTTTGGCTTAATGTTATTGCAGGCAACCTATGAACACGTAGCCGGCGCAACAGACTTTTTTGCGCGAATTGATCGCCAGCCTGGAATGGATTTTGCTTTTTTAGCCTCCCATCCTTCTCCCCGAAATCGTGTAGATAGATTAAACCGGCTGATTAAAGAACACCGATATCAAATGGGCAAAACTAATCCCCTGCCGGCAGCCTTAACTAACTTAGACAGTCTCACGCGTTAA